The DNA segment ATGGGTGTGGCAGTTTTCTGACCCATTATGGCTGCATTTGTAAGGAGAGTGTCTGCTATTCGCAGGGATATCTTTGCAACTGTGTTGGATGTTGCAGGGGCAAGTAATAAAAATTCAAAGGTCCCCATCTGAATCTGCCCAGCTAAAAATGGCGCGTTAGCATTTATTTCAGTCCATGTTTTGTCGAACATTGTTTCAAGGGTGTTTGAAAGGTTGTAATACTTGAGAACCTGGTCTCCAGCCTTGGAGACGTAAACACGTATATCAAATTCTTTTCTGTACTCCTTCTTCATTTCCTCCATGATCTCAACTGTTTCCTCTATCTTTTCACCACTTCCTGTGATGCCCCACGCAACTCTCCTTCGTTTACCCTTCACTATCATAACAAATATTATGTTTTTATTTAGATAAATTTATTTTCCCCTAAAGCCAGATAGATTAAATCGTAGAAATTTTATAAAAATTTTTTTATAATGAATTAAATTATGAGATCAGTAACACAGATCAAGGTGATTGAAATCGAAGAAAAAGAGAAAAAAACAGAACTTGAATCAAAAGAGAGCCCAGAAATTAAATCTGATCGTGAGAAATCTGAGAAAATAGAAACCTGTTACCTCTGCAACAAGAAATTCGATATGAACAAGGATGATTACAGCCACTACAAGTACGGTAAATACCCTATGTGCGATTACTGTTCCCAGTTTTATGGTTTTTACAAGGAATGAATTCTCAAGGAAGGTTTGTCCATCATGGATTTTTACCTACCCAAAATTTATCAAATGAAAAAATCAAATCCTGACTTAGAAGCAGCCTAAATAAGAAGATTTAAAAAAATAGAAAATAAATTAAAGAAATAAAAAAGCTAATCTTTATTTTTATCCCTTCAAATGCTCCTGAACAAGGGATATTCCCCATTCAGCCATTTTCCTGGCATCTTCAGGTTTCTGAGCCTCTGCAAAGCATCTGAAGATTGGCTCGGTCCCAGATGGTCTTATTATAACCCAGCCATCCTCTGTGAATATTTTAACACCATCGGTTGTGTCAACCTCATGCTCGCTTGTTGCTGCTGCAATCTTCTCCATAACCTCAACTTTAAGATCATCAGGACATTCAACCTTCATCTTCTCTGAAGAGTACGCTGGAAGTTCTGATATTAATTTTGATAGAGGTTTACCCTCTTTTGCAATTGTTTCAACTATTTTAGCTGTTGAAAGTGCTGCATCCCTTCCATAAACGAAATCCGGAAATATAAGTCCTCCGTTTTCTTCCCCACCAAAGAGTCCTCCCCTGTTTTTAAGTTCCCTTGCAACCACGAGGTCTCCAACCCTCGTTGCAATGACCTCGCCGCCATACTCCTCTGCTATGTCGTAGATGGCTGCAGATGTTGCAACGGTTGTTACTATGATTCCACCACCTGCTTCCCTGAGCATCTGTTTTTCAACCAGTGCAAATGTTTTGTCACCGAAGACGAAGTTTCCTTTTTCGTCTATGCATATGGTTCTGTCTGCATCACCATCATGTGCTATTCCAAGGTCTGCACCTGTTGCTTTGACAACTTCTATGAGTTCCTTGAGGTT comes from the Methanobacterium aggregans genome and includes:
- the afpA gene encoding archaeoflavoprotein AfpA, producing the protein MIVKGKRRRVAWGITGSGEKIEETVEIMEEMKKEYRKEFDIRVYVSKAGDQVLKYYNLSNTLETMFDKTWTEINANAPFLAGQIQMGTFEFLLLAPATSNTVAKISLRIADTLLTNAAIMGQKTATPIYVMPTDFREGITTTKLPNGRDLELKITREDAQHVKKLQDMENTFVFEHPKDIRDIFEKHATSD
- the glmM gene encoding phosphoglucosamine mutase translates to MKRLFGTFGVRRIANHELTPEFASKLAAAYGTLVKGKVAVGGDTRTSTGMIKHAVISGLLSSGCQVFDLGILPTPAVQFAVRNYCDGGVMITASHNPPKYNGIKFVDEDGIGIAEDMEEKIEDMFFDENPDRVVWNEIGEVLENHGIVDEYIENVIERVDADAIRSANLKVIVDCGNGAACFTTPYLLRKLGCDVTTMNCQPDGFFPGRNPEPTEDNLKELIEVVKATGADLGIAHDGDADRTICIDEKGNFVFGDKTFALVEKQMLREAGGGIIVTTVATSAAIYDIAEEYGGEVIATRVGDLVVARELKNRGGLFGGEENGGLIFPDFVYGRDAALSTAKIVETIAKEGKPLSKLISELPAYSSEKMKVECPDDLKVEVMEKIAAATSEHEVDTTDGVKIFTEDGWVIIRPSGTEPIFRCFAEAQKPEDARKMAEWGISLVQEHLKG